A genome region from Myroides fluvii includes the following:
- the rpsD gene encoding 30S ribosomal protein S4, whose translation MARYTGPQTKIARKFGEAIFGDDKSFEKRNYPPGQHGLAKKRAKKSEYAVQLMEKQKAKYTYGILEKQFRNIYKKAAAARGVTGEVLIQLCESRLDNVVYRMGIAPSRRAARQVVSHRHITVNGEVVNIPSYQLKAGDKVAVREKSKSLEIIERSLSNSSSVYEWITWNPETLEGTFVAVPQRLQVPENIKEQLIVELYNK comes from the coding sequence ATGGCAAGATATACTGGTCCACAAACAAAAATCGCGCGTAAATTCGGCGAAGCTATTTTCGGAGATGATAAATCATTCGAAAAAAGAAACTACCCTCCAGGACAACACGGATTAGCTAAGAAAAGAGCTAAGAAATCTGAATATGCTGTTCAGTTAATGGAGAAGCAAAAAGCAAAATACACATACGGTATCTTAGAGAAGCAATTCCGTAATATTTACAAGAAAGCTGCGGCTGCTCGTGGAGTTACTGGTGAGGTATTGATTCAATTGTGTGAATCGAGATTAGATAACGTAGTTTACAGAATGGGTATCGCTCCTTCTCGTAGAGCTGCACGTCAAGTAGTTTCTCACAGACATATCACAGTTAATGGTGAAGTAGTGAATATTCCTTCTTACCAATTAAAAGCTGGTGATAAAGTTGCTGTTCGTGAAAAATCTAAATCTTTAGAAATTATCGAACGTTCGTTATCTAATTCTAGTTCTGTTTACGAATGGATTACTTGGAATCCTGAAACTTTAGAAGGTACTTTCGTTGCTGTACCTCAAAGACTTCAAGTTCCAGAAAACATCAAAGAACAGTTAATCGTAGAGTTGTACAACAAATAA
- a CDS encoding DNA-directed RNA polymerase subunit alpha, with amino-acid sequence MAIFNFQKPDKVIMIDSTDFRGKFEFRPLEPGYGLTIGNALRRVLLSSLEGYAITSVRIEGVDHEFSTIAGVVEDVTEIILNLKQVRFKRQVEDIDNESVSITFSGKEQMTAGDFQKYISNFQVLNPELVIFNCESSVSITMDLTIEKGRGYVAAEENRKPNAPIGTIFTDSIYTPVKNVKYAIENYRVEQKTDYEKLVFDIITDGSIHPKDALTEAAKTLIHHFMLFSDERITLEADEIAQTESYDEESLHMRQLLKTKLVDLDLSVRALNCLKAAEVDTLGDLVSFNKNDLMKFRNFGKKSLSELEELVAVKGLNFGMDLSKYKLDKE; translated from the coding sequence ATGGCAATATTTAATTTTCAAAAGCCCGATAAAGTTATCATGATTGATTCGACCGATTTTAGAGGTAAATTCGAATTTAGACCTTTAGAACCGGGATATGGATTGACTATTGGTAATGCATTGAGAAGAGTACTTCTGTCTTCGTTAGAGGGGTATGCTATTACTTCAGTACGTATCGAAGGAGTTGATCACGAATTTTCTACCATCGCTGGTGTTGTTGAGGATGTTACTGAAATTATCCTTAACCTTAAGCAGGTGCGTTTTAAACGTCAGGTGGAAGATATAGATAATGAATCTGTAAGTATCACTTTTTCAGGGAAAGAACAAATGACGGCTGGGGATTTCCAGAAGTATATTTCTAATTTCCAAGTATTAAATCCGGAGTTGGTTATCTTCAATTGCGAGAGCAGTGTAAGTATTACAATGGATTTAACAATCGAAAAGGGTAGAGGTTACGTTGCTGCGGAGGAAAATAGAAAACCCAATGCACCAATCGGGACAATCTTCACGGATTCGATTTATACTCCAGTTAAGAACGTTAAGTATGCTATAGAAAATTACCGTGTGGAGCAAAAAACGGACTATGAAAAGTTAGTTTTTGATATCATTACAGACGGTTCTATTCATCCAAAAGACGCCTTAACAGAAGCAGCTAAAACACTGATTCATCATTTTATGCTGTTCTCAGACGAGAGAATTACTTTAGAGGCTGATGAAATTGCTCAAACTGAATCATACGATGAAGAATCATTGCATATGAGACAGCTTCTAAAAACTAAATTGGTAGATTTAGATCTTTCAGTTCGAGCGTTAAATTGTTTAAAGGCGGCTGAAGTAGATACATTAGGAGATTTAGTATCTTTCAACAAAAATGATTTGATGAAATTCAGAAACTTCGGTAAGAAGTCTCTTTCTGAATTAGAAGAATTAGTTGCTGTGAAAGGATTAAATTTTGGTATGGATCTATCAAAATACAAATTAGATAAAGAATAA
- the rpsK gene encoding 30S ribosomal protein S11 yields the protein MAKANTKKRKVVVETTGEAHINATFNNIIISLTNKKGEVISWSSAGKMGFRGSKKNTPYAAQMAAEDCGRVALEAGLKKVKVYVKGPGNGRESAIRSLHNGGIEVTEIIDITPMPHNGCRPPKRRRV from the coding sequence ATGGCTAAAGCGAATACAAAAAAGCGTAAAGTTGTTGTAGAAACAACAGGTGAAGCTCATATTAATGCAACATTCAACAATATCATTATTTCTTTAACTAATAAGAAAGGTGAAGTAATCTCTTGGTCGTCTGCAGGTAAAATGGGTTTCAGAGGTTCTAAAAAGAACACTCCGTATGCTGCTCAGATGGCTGCTGAAGATTGTGGTAGAGTTGCACTTGAGGCAGGATTGAAAAAAGTAAAAGTTTATGTTAAAGGTCCAGGAAACGGAAGAGAATCTGCAATCAGATCTTTACATAACGGTGGAATTGAAGTAACTGAGATTATCGATATTACTCCAATGCCACATAACGGATGTCGTCCTCCGAAGAGAAGAAGAGTTTAA
- the carA gene encoding glutamine-hydrolyzing carbamoyl-phosphate synthase small subunit: MEYKRKEDGIIVLADGTVFYGKSIGIKGTAFGEICFNTGMTGYQEVFTDPSYYGQIMLSTNPHIGNYGVNADEVDSDGIKIAGLVCKNFSYDYSRPDAEGSLFDYLAAHQLVAISDVDTRALTAYIRDNGAMNAVLSTDGKSVEELKALLNEVPSMEGLELSSVVSTKEPYFYGNPESKYRVSVLDLGIKTNILRCLAERDCYIKVFPYNSTYEALLSFNPNGIFLSNGPGDPQALADKGVLAVVKQVVEGNLPVFGICLGHQLICLSQGVGTYKMFSGHRGVNHPVLNLLTGKGEITSQNHGFAVSKEALTNHPTLEISHLHLNDQTVAGVRMKNKAVFSVQYHPESSPGPHDSRYLFDDFVANMTK, encoded by the coding sequence ATGGAATATAAAAGAAAAGAAGACGGTATCATTGTTTTGGCAGATGGCACCGTTTTTTATGGGAAATCAATTGGTATTAAAGGAACAGCTTTTGGTGAAATTTGCTTTAATACTGGAATGACTGGGTATCAAGAAGTATTTACTGATCCGTCATATTACGGGCAAATTATGCTTTCTACTAATCCTCATATTGGAAATTATGGTGTTAATGCCGATGAAGTAGATTCGGATGGTATTAAGATAGCTGGATTAGTATGTAAGAACTTTAGCTACGACTATTCTCGTCCTGATGCAGAAGGTAGCTTATTTGATTATTTGGCCGCACATCAATTAGTGGCTATTTCTGATGTGGATACTAGAGCATTAACTGCTTATATCCGCGATAATGGAGCGATGAACGCTGTTTTGAGCACAGATGGAAAATCGGTTGAAGAGTTAAAAGCTTTGCTAAATGAAGTGCCTTCAATGGAAGGTTTAGAGCTTTCTTCAGTTGTTTCTACTAAAGAACCTTATTTTTACGGTAACCCAGAAAGTAAATACCGCGTATCTGTTCTAGATCTTGGGATTAAAACAAATATTTTGCGTTGTCTAGCTGAACGCGATTGTTATATTAAGGTTTTTCCTTACAATAGTACATACGAAGCGCTGCTTTCTTTCAATCCAAACGGAATCTTCTTGTCTAACGGACCTGGTGACCCACAAGCTTTAGCGGATAAAGGAGTTCTAGCAGTAGTAAAACAAGTGGTAGAAGGTAATCTACCTGTTTTTGGAATCTGTTTAGGACATCAATTAATCTGTTTGTCTCAAGGTGTTGGTACGTATAAAATGTTCAGTGGACATAGAGGGGTGAATCATCCGGTATTAAACTTATTGACTGGTAAAGGAGAAATAACGTCTCAAAACCACGGATTTGCAGTAAGTAAAGAGGCCTTGACGAATCATCCTACCTTGGAAATCTCACATTTGCACTTAAATGACCAAACTGTGGCTGGTGTTCGTATGAAAAACAAAGCTGTTTTCTCTGTGCAATATCACCCTGAGTCAAGTCCGGGACCACACGATTCGAGATATTTATTTGATGATTTCGTTGCAAATATGACTAAATAA
- the infA gene encoding translation initiation factor IF-1, whose product MAKQSAIEQDGAIIEALSNAMFRVELENGHVVIAHISGKMRMHYIKLLPGDRVKLEMSPYDLTKARITYRY is encoded by the coding sequence ATGGCAAAACAATCAGCAATAGAACAAGACGGAGCAATAATCGAAGCATTGTCTAATGCAATGTTCCGTGTAGAATTAGAAAATGGTCACGTTGTTATCGCGCACATCTCAGGTAAAATGCGTATGCACTACATTAAGTTGTTGCCTGGTGATAGAGTGAAACTGGAAATGAGTCCATATGACTTGACCAAAGCAAGAATTACTTATAGATATTAA
- a CDS encoding dimethylarginine dimethylaminohydrolase family protein yields the protein MLQLNVKNETSRLRAVVLGTAVSNGPTPTIEEAYDPKSLEHIKAGTYPIEADMIREMDAFNQVFEKYDVQVYRPEIIADYNQIFTRDIGFVIDNKFIKANILPDRDRELAAINYVLDQINPSDIISAPEEMHFEGGDVMLWNDYIFIGSYKRPDYRNYITARTNELGVDFIRELFPNKIVKSFDLVKSKVEPRDNALHLDCCFQPVGVDKAIIYKGGFYDEREYQTLVDIFGEANLFQITREEMYHMNSNIFSIAPDVVVSERNFTRLNNWLRNHNITVEEIPYAEIAKQEGLLRCSTLPLIRD from the coding sequence ATGTTACAATTAAATGTAAAAAATGAAACCTCTCGTTTGCGGGCTGTGGTCCTAGGCACTGCCGTTAGTAATGGACCCACACCTACAATTGAAGAAGCCTATGATCCAAAATCACTGGAGCATATAAAAGCAGGAACGTATCCCATTGAAGCAGATATGATACGTGAAATGGATGCCTTTAATCAGGTTTTTGAAAAATACGATGTTCAGGTATATCGACCTGAAATCATCGCGGATTACAATCAAATCTTTACTCGTGACATTGGTTTCGTTATCGATAATAAATTTATTAAAGCCAATATACTTCCCGATCGAGACAGAGAATTAGCTGCTATTAACTACGTTTTAGACCAGATAAATCCCAGCGATATTATATCCGCACCAGAGGAAATGCATTTCGAAGGTGGTGATGTAATGTTGTGGAATGATTATATTTTTATTGGATCGTATAAACGCCCCGATTATCGCAATTACATTACAGCTCGTACAAATGAATTAGGTGTTGATTTTATTCGCGAATTATTTCCAAACAAAATCGTAAAGAGTTTTGATTTAGTGAAATCAAAAGTAGAACCAAGAGATAATGCTTTGCACCTGGATTGTTGTTTTCAACCTGTAGGTGTAGATAAAGCCATTATTTATAAAGGAGGTTTTTACGATGAGCGAGAATATCAAACTTTAGTTGATATCTTTGGTGAAGCTAATTTGTTTCAAATTACCAGAGAAGAAATGTATCACATGAACTCAAATATTTTCTCAATCGCACCTGACGTAGTGGTTTCTGAAAGAAACTTTACGCGTTTGAACAATTGGTTGAGAAACCACAATATAACTGTAGAAGAAATTCCATATGCTGAAATTGCTAAGCAAGAAGGCTTATTGAGATGTTCTACACTACCTTTAATAAGAGATTAA
- the ykgO gene encoding type B 50S ribosomal protein L36: protein MKVRASVKKRSAECIIVRRKGRLYVINKKNPRFKQRQG, encoded by the coding sequence ATGAAAGTAAGAGCATCAGTTAAAAAAAGAAGTGCCGAGTGCATCATAGTACGTAGAAAAGGTAGACTTTACGTTATTAATAAAAAGAATCCTAGATTTAAACAAAGACAAGGATAA
- the ctlX gene encoding citrulline utilization hydrolase CtlX produces MKQITNNILMIRPVAFRMNEQTAVNNYYQKVLDNLTPATVNAKAQQEFDAFVEKLRAVGVNVTVVDDTVDPDTPDSIFPNNWISFHESGEVVLYPMFAENRRLERREDILDILEEQGFEINDIWDYTSAEEDDLFLEGTGNLLLDRTNEIAYCALSPRADEGLVIEFCEDFEMNPVIFEAFQTVDGERKNIYHTNVMMCLGDTFAVICADTIDDKQERKIVLNHLKESGKEVVLITEDQVNNFAGNMLQVLGANEQKYLVMSTQAFNSLTDGQIKILEKHATILHSSLDTIEACGGGSARCMMAEVFLPKN; encoded by the coding sequence ATGAAACAGATAACAAATAATATTCTGATGATTCGTCCTGTTGCTTTTCGCATGAATGAGCAAACAGCAGTGAATAACTATTACCAAAAGGTATTAGACAATTTAACACCAGCAACAGTAAACGCAAAAGCACAACAAGAATTTGATGCTTTTGTTGAAAAATTACGCGCAGTAGGTGTAAACGTTACGGTAGTAGATGATACAGTCGATCCGGATACTCCAGATAGTATTTTTCCGAATAACTGGATTTCTTTCCACGAATCAGGAGAAGTTGTTTTGTATCCTATGTTTGCAGAAAATAGAAGGTTAGAAAGACGAGAAGATATCTTGGATATTTTAGAAGAACAAGGTTTCGAAATCAACGATATCTGGGATTATACCTCTGCAGAAGAAGATGATTTGTTTTTAGAAGGAACAGGAAATCTTTTGTTGGATCGAACAAATGAAATCGCTTACTGTGCTTTATCTCCACGTGCAGATGAAGGATTAGTGATTGAGTTTTGCGAAGATTTTGAAATGAATCCAGTTATTTTTGAAGCATTCCAAACCGTTGATGGAGAACGTAAAAATATCTATCACACGAATGTGATGATGTGCTTAGGTGATACTTTCGCTGTTATTTGCGCCGATACGATTGACGATAAACAAGAGCGAAAAATTGTGCTAAATCACTTGAAAGAATCAGGAAAAGAAGTGGTGCTGATTACAGAAGATCAAGTGAATAATTTTGCAGGTAATATGTTACAAGTATTAGGTGCAAATGAACAGAAATACTTAGTGATGTCTACACAAGCTTTTAATAGCTTGACAGATGGGCAAATTAAAATACTTGAAAAACACGCAACAATCCTACACAGTAGCTTGGATACTATTGAAGCATGTGGGGGTGGAAGTGCTAGATGTATGATGGCAGAAGTATTTTTACCTAAAAACTAG
- the rpsM gene encoding 30S ribosomal protein S13, protein MARIAGVDIPKYKRGVIALTYIFGIGSSRAKEILAAANVDEDKKVQDWNDDEIGAIREAVGHFKIEGELRSEISLNIKRLMDIGCYRGIRHRTGLPLRGQRTKNNSRTRKGKRKTVANKKKATK, encoded by the coding sequence ATGGCAAGAATCGCAGGGGTAGACATACCTAAATACAAAAGAGGAGTTATTGCTTTAACTTACATCTTCGGAATTGGTTCTAGTAGAGCCAAAGAAATCTTAGCAGCAGCTAACGTTGACGAAGATAAGAAAGTACAAGATTGGAATGATGACGAGATCGGAGCTATCCGTGAAGCAGTAGGTCATTTCAAAATTGAAGGTGAATTACGTTCAGAGATTTCTTTAAACATCAAACGTTTAATGGATATTGGTTGTTATAGAGGAATCCGTCACAGAACGGGACTTCCTTTAAGAGGACAAAGAACGAAGAATAACTCGAGAACGAGAAAAGGTAAAAGAAAAACTGTTGCTAACAAGAAAAAAGCAACTAAATAA
- the rplQ gene encoding 50S ribosomal protein L17, which translates to MRHGKKINHLGRKAAHRNSMLANMACSLIEHKRINTTVAKAKALKQYIEPLVTKAKTDDTHNRRVVFSYLRSKEAVTELFREVAQKVGDRPGGYTRIIKLGNRLGDNADMAMIEFVDFNEIYNVAKKEAKKTTRRGRKKAETVDAPQAEATTTETETNE; encoded by the coding sequence ATGAGACACGGAAAAAAAATAAATCACTTAGGTAGAAAAGCTGCACATAGAAATTCTATGTTAGCTAATATGGCTTGTTCTTTAATTGAACACAAGCGTATCAATACTACTGTAGCTAAAGCAAAAGCATTAAAACAATATATTGAACCATTAGTAACTAAAGCTAAAACTGACGATACACATAATCGTCGTGTTGTTTTCTCTTATTTAAGAAGCAAAGAAGCGGTTACTGAATTGTTCAGAGAAGTTGCTCAAAAAGTTGGAGACCGTCCTGGAGGATACACACGTATCATCAAGTTAGGTAACCGTTTAGGGGATAACGCGGATATGGCTATGATTGAATTCGTTGACTTCAACGAAATCTACAATGTAGCGAAGAAAGAAGCTAAGAAAACTACTCGTAGAGGTAGAAAAAAAGCTGAAACTGTTGACGCTCCTCAAGCTGAAGCTACTACAACTGAAACAGAAACAAATGAATAA
- the eno gene encoding phosphopyruvate hydratase yields the protein MSTILSVHARQILDSRGNPTVEVDVITSNGSLGRAAVPSGASTGEHEAVELRDGGKAFMGKGVLKAVENVNTVIAENIVGLSVFEQNYIDQLMIDLDGTPNKGNLGANAILGVSLAVAKAAAEELGMPLYRYVGGVSANTLPVPMMNIINGGSHSDAPIAFQEFMIMPVKAITFSHAMQMGTEIFHHLKKVLHDRQLSTAVGDEGGFAPTLKGTEDALDSIKVAVENAGYRFGDEIMLALDCAASEFYVNGKYDYTKFEGDLGKVRSSQEQADYLAELSAKYPIISIEDGMQEDDWEGWKYLTEKIGDKVQLVGDDLFVTNVTRLERGINEGIGNSILIKVNQIGTLTETIAAVNMAKNAGYTSVMSHRSGETEDSTIADLAVALNCGQIKTGSASRSDRMAKYNQLLRIEEELGDIAYYPQEKAFKIK from the coding sequence ATGAGTACAATTTTAAGCGTTCACGCACGTCAAATTTTAGATTCTAGAGGTAATCCAACTGTTGAAGTTGATGTGATTACGAGTAATGGAAGTTTAGGAAGAGCTGCTGTTCCATCAGGAGCTTCTACTGGAGAGCACGAAGCTGTCGAATTAAGAGATGGTGGAAAAGCTTTTATGGGTAAAGGCGTTTTGAAAGCGGTTGAAAACGTAAACACAGTTATTGCTGAAAACATTGTAGGATTAAGCGTATTTGAGCAAAACTATATCGATCAGTTGATGATTGATTTAGACGGTACGCCAAATAAAGGAAATTTAGGGGCTAATGCTATATTAGGTGTTTCTTTAGCGGTGGCTAAAGCAGCAGCTGAAGAGTTAGGCATGCCTTTATATCGCTATGTAGGTGGTGTTTCTGCAAATACATTACCCGTGCCAATGATGAATATCATCAATGGAGGATCTCACTCTGATGCGCCTATCGCTTTTCAAGAGTTTATGATTATGCCTGTGAAAGCTATTACGTTTTCACATGCCATGCAAATGGGAACAGAAATTTTCCACCACTTAAAGAAAGTATTACACGACAGACAATTGAGTACAGCTGTTGGGGATGAAGGAGGATTTGCCCCTACATTAAAAGGGACTGAAGATGCTTTAGATTCAATTAAAGTTGCAGTAGAAAATGCGGGATACCGTTTTGGAGACGAAATTATGTTGGCTCTAGATTGTGCAGCTTCTGAATTCTATGTAAATGGAAAATACGATTACACGAAGTTTGAAGGTGATTTAGGTAAAGTACGCAGTTCGCAAGAACAAGCAGATTATTTAGCTGAATTAAGCGCTAAATACCCTATTATTTCGATTGAAGATGGAATGCAGGAAGATGATTGGGAAGGATGGAAATACTTAACGGAGAAAATTGGAGATAAAGTACAATTAGTAGGAGATGATTTATTTGTAACGAATGTTACGCGTTTAGAAAGAGGAATCAATGAGGGTATTGGTAATTCTATCTTAATTAAAGTAAATCAAATCGGAACATTGACAGAGACAATTGCTGCGGTTAATATGGCTAAAAATGCTGGTTACACCTCTGTTATGTCTCACCGTTCTGGAGAAACAGAAGATAGTACAATTGCAGATTTAGCAGTTGCTTTAAACTGTGGGCAGATTAAAACAGGGTCTGCTTCGCGTTCCGATCGTATGGCAAAGTACAACCAATTACTTCGTATTGAAGAAGAATTAGGGGATATTGCTTATTATCCACAAGAAAAGGCATTTAAAATTAAGTAA
- a CDS encoding citrate synthase, with the protein MSKTAFIEVDGQRHELPVLVGTENEVAIDILKLRALTGAITLDPGYKNSGSCQSAITFLDGEQGILRYRGYSIEDLAAKSNFLEVSYLIIFGELPTQEQLTQFEKDIRKYSLVNEEMKNIIDGFPKTAHPMGVLASLTSALTAFNPKVVDAECEKSLYEAVCKTMSKFLVIATWTYRKAKGYPLNYYDNTKSYVDSFLQLMFALPTEPYEMDPIIKNAVDKLFILHADHEQNCSTATVRMVGSSHAGLFASISAGVSALWGPLHGGANQAVLEMLEAIQNDGGDVEKYINKAKDKDDPFRLMGFGHRVYKNFDPRARIIKKAADEVLAKLGVDDPVLAIAKQLEEAALKDPYFVDRHLYPNVDFYSGIIYRALGIPTEMFTVMFAIGRLPGWIAQWKEMRINKEPIGRPRQLYVGEALREFVPMNERK; encoded by the coding sequence ATGTCTAAAACAGCTTTTATAGAAGTTGATGGTCAAAGACACGAACTACCAGTATTAGTTGGTACTGAAAACGAAGTAGCAATTGATATCTTAAAATTACGTGCATTAACAGGGGCTATCACTTTAGATCCAGGATATAAGAATTCTGGCTCATGCCAAAGTGCAATTACTTTCTTAGATGGAGAACAAGGGATTTTAAGATATAGAGGCTATTCAATCGAGGACCTTGCTGCTAAATCTAACTTTTTAGAAGTTTCTTATTTAATTATTTTCGGAGAGTTACCAACACAAGAACAATTAACTCAATTCGAAAAAGATATTCGCAAATATTCGTTAGTGAACGAAGAAATGAAGAATATCATTGACGGATTTCCGAAAACTGCCCATCCAATGGGAGTATTAGCATCTCTAACAAGTGCTTTAACGGCTTTTAATCCAAAAGTTGTTGACGCAGAATGTGAAAAGAGCTTGTACGAAGCTGTTTGTAAAACAATGAGTAAATTCTTAGTTATTGCAACATGGACGTATAGAAAAGCAAAAGGTTATCCATTGAATTATTACGATAACACAAAGAGCTATGTAGATAGTTTCTTGCAGTTAATGTTTGCTTTGCCTACTGAGCCATATGAAATGGATCCAATTATCAAGAATGCAGTAGATAAGTTGTTCATCTTACACGCAGATCACGAACAAAACTGTTCTACCGCAACGGTAAGAATGGTAGGTTCTTCTCACGCTGGGTTATTTGCTTCAATTTCTGCTGGAGTATCTGCACTTTGGGGACCGCTTCATGGTGGGGCTAACCAAGCCGTACTTGAAATGTTAGAAGCTATTCAAAATGATGGTGGAGATGTTGAAAAGTATATTAATAAAGCAAAAGACAAAGATGATCCATTTAGATTAATGGGATTCGGTCACCGCGTATACAAAAACTTCGACCCAAGAGCGCGTATCATTAAGAAAGCAGCAGATGAAGTATTAGCTAAATTAGGAGTAGATGATCCTGTTTTAGCTATTGCAAAACAATTGGAAGAAGCAGCATTAAAAGATCCTTACTTCGTAGATCGTCACTTATATCCAAACGTAGATTTCTACTCTGGAATCATCTACAGAGCTTTAGGTATCCCAACTGAAATGTTTACCGTTATGTTTGCTATCGGTCGCTTACCAGGATGGATTGCACAATGGAAAGAGATGAGAATCAACAAAGAACCGATTGGACGTCCACGTCAATTGTACGTTGGAGAAGCGCTAAGAGAGTTTGTTCCCATGAACGAAAGAAAGTAA